The Leptospira sp. WS39.C2 genome contains a region encoding:
- a CDS encoding arylesterase yields MPYLIIFLSLFFFVSCGNPSEPGNDNKLEPKDNTQTKRILYFGDSLTAGYGLLNYEDAWPHILTNRINAEGYSYQMTNAGVSGDTTSGGLGRLEWVLAEKPSIFVLELGANDMLRGISPEVTKKNLQSMIKQIKSQYPNTKILLVGMMATPNMGKKYANAFNTIYPELAKEENLPLVPFILEKVASIRKLNQKDGIHPTEAGHKLVADTVYPYIKPLLEK; encoded by the coding sequence ATGCCGTATTTAATCATTTTTCTCTCCTTATTTTTTTTCGTTAGTTGTGGGAATCCATCTGAACCAGGAAACGACAACAAATTAGAACCAAAAGATAATACCCAAACCAAACGAATTCTCTATTTTGGTGATTCCTTAACCGCAGGTTATGGCCTTCTCAATTATGAAGATGCTTGGCCACATATCCTCACAAACCGTATCAATGCAGAAGGTTATTCCTACCAAATGACAAATGCAGGTGTTTCGGGTGACACAACAAGTGGTGGTCTTGGTAGATTGGAATGGGTGCTTGCGGAAAAACCTTCGATCTTTGTACTCGAGTTAGGTGCCAATGATATGTTACGTGGGATTAGTCCAGAAGTGACAAAAAAAAACCTACAATCAATGATCAAACAAATCAAATCACAATACCCAAACACCAAAATATTGTTAGTTGGAATGATGGCTACACCCAATATGGGGAAAAAATATGCAAATGCATTTAACACTATATATCCAGAGTTAGCCAAAGAAGAAAATCTTCCGTTAGTTCCTTTTATCTTGGAAAAAGTGGCAAGCATTCGTAAACTCAATCAAAAGGATGGGATCCATCCCACAGAAGCTGGCCACAAATTAGTTGCAGACACTGTGTACCCTTATATCAAACCCCTTTTAGAAAAATAG
- a CDS encoding TenA family protein: MQSPFPIPPFALECKTFAKDSFGASFTHPFVLALADGTLDPKLFRFYQIQDAKYLEAFSDACAILSTKVKDPEDKLWLIDAARMALVVESQLHLGYGKTLGYDTNTIANTEPTPNNLAYQNHMVATALQGTVLEGFCAIAPCPWLYIELGQHLLREKGSIPEDHPYASWLLMYSDPGFNEYMTELLKRVQKYAELSDPSAKNRAKISFQQSCNYEWMFWEQAWTSQTWPSR; this comes from the coding sequence ATGCAAAGTCCCTTTCCCATCCCTCCGTTTGCCCTAGAATGTAAAACATTCGCGAAAGATTCGTTTGGCGCTTCTTTCACTCACCCTTTTGTTTTGGCCCTTGCCGATGGCACACTGGATCCAAAACTTTTTCGTTTTTACCAAATCCAAGATGCAAAGTATTTAGAGGCCTTTTCAGATGCTTGCGCCATTCTTTCCACTAAAGTGAAAGACCCTGAGGATAAACTTTGGCTCATCGATGCCGCAAGGATGGCACTTGTTGTGGAAAGCCAACTCCACCTTGGTTATGGGAAAACTTTAGGTTACGATACAAATACAATCGCAAACACAGAACCCACTCCGAATAATTTAGCCTACCAAAATCATATGGTGGCAACGGCGCTACAAGGCACTGTCCTCGAGGGATTTTGTGCCATTGCACCTTGTCCTTGGTTGTACATAGAGCTTGGGCAACACCTACTTCGAGAAAAAGGTTCGATCCCAGAAGACCACCCTTATGCTTCGTGGTTACTCATGTACTCTGATCCTGGATTCAATGAATATATGACTGAGCTCCTCAAAAGAGTTCAGAAGTATGCAGAACTCTCTGATCCTTCTGCCAAAAACCGAGCCAAAATTTCCTTCCAACAAAGTTGTAATTACGAATGGATGTTTTGGGAGCAGGCTTGGACAAGTCAAACTTGGCCATCCCGATAA